From a single Sparus aurata chromosome 13, fSpaAur1.1, whole genome shotgun sequence genomic region:
- the vps37d gene encoding vacuolar protein sorting-associated protein 37D, translating to MAQLKELKCCPDGYRALNSTELTELLHNDDKMDQIIRLNEKFQELQMDREMLLTTNRSLAEESLARRPRLCNGKLQLAEKYRQLSNLTTRCWDKQSQLETCGQKNSLQTAHNLLQEEVARAEEHSEELLEKFMEGNVGLEEFLESFQSSRKTYHIRRAQAEKMQDVSQARRQPDKSRRAEESEVPEEKTDSDQNQEPQRPNGFVAQGPLRVFQVRYGLTPAILLPHYPLSPPASAPGYPSSTPPPEPGQTHILSPSSPLPGHGHPVGLRVIGQLPGGWPANGRPVRVQQLYRPNPQQPEPPYR from the exons ATGGCGCAGTTAAAGGAGTTGAAGTGTTGTCCGGACGGGTACAGAGCTCTGAACAGTACCGAGCTCACCGAGCTTTTACACAACGACGACAAAATGGACCAGATCATTCGTCTCAATGAGAAG tttCAGGAGCTGCAGATGGACAGAGAGATGCTGCTGACGACCAATCGGAGTTTAGCTGAGGAGAGTCTGGCCCGACGACCTCGACTCTGTAACGGCAAACTGCAACTGGCAGAAAAATACCGACAACTGTCCAACCTGACAACCCGCTGCTGGGACAAACAGAGTCAGCTTG AGACTTGTGGTCAGAAGAACAGCCTGCAGACGGCTCACAACCTCCTGCAAGAGGAGGTGGCTCGAGCTGAGGAGCACTCTGAG gagctgctggagaagtTCATGGAGGGAAATGTGGGCCTGGAGGAGTTCCTGGAGTCCTTCCAAAGCTCCAGGAAGACATATCATATCCGCCGGGCTCAGGCCGAGAAGATGCAGGATGTCTCCCAGGCTAGGAGGCAGCCAGATAAATCCAGGAGAGCTGAGGAGAGTGAAGTCCCGGAGGAGAAGACCGACTCGGATCAGAACCAGGAGCCTCAGAGGCCCAACGGCTTTGTGGCTCAGGGACCTCTCAGAGTGTTCCAGGTACGATATGGCCTCACGCCAGCCATCCTCCTCCCACATTACCCCCTGTCTCCCCCTGCCTCTGCCCCAGGATATCCGAGCAGTACTCCCCCACCAGAACCAGGTCAGACCCACATCCTCAGCCCCAGCAGCCCGCTGCCCGGACACGGCCATCCCGTAGGCCTCAGGGTCATCGGACAGTTACCAGGTGGCTGGCCAGCTAACGGGCGGCCGGTCAGAGTCCAGCAGCTGTACAGGCCAAACCCTCAACAGCCTGAACCACCGTACCGATAA
- the LOC115593692 gene encoding ATP-sensitive inward rectifier potassium channel 1-like isoform X1 codes for MVSLSSSRMFQLLQGHLQPAAHRTRKSRLVTKDGRCNIEFGNIEYSNHFAYLLDFWTTFVEIRWRFVLLLFVASFTGSWFIFSLLWYWIAKSNGDLTGQNRTDGHVQCVDNVNGLTTAFLYSLETQTTIGYGGRALTGHCAGTVALIIIQSLIGVFINCFMCGVILAKISLPKKRAKTVTFSDTAVICLKKGSLCLLIRVANLRKTLLIGSQIYGKLLRTTTTADDETIILDQVDIDFTVDAGKDNLFFVCPLTLYHVINTSSPFYELSADSLPQQDFELVVFLDGMAESTSSACQVRTSYVPQEIKWGYSFLPIISRTKMGKYHVDFSNFSKSVRVTTPHCVHCFETDSDQRKHNNQEKGGIDNLGFQVIDIHDSVDVTKM; via the coding sequence CTCCAGGATGTTCCAGCTGCTCCAGGGCCACCTCCAGCCAGCTGCTCACCGGACACGTAAATCTCGTCTGGTCACTAAAGACGGCCGCTGCAACATTGAGTTCGGGAACATCGAGTACAGTAATCACTTTGCGTACCTGTTGGACTTCTGGACCACCTTCGTGGAGATCCGCTGGCGCTTCGTTCTGCTCCTGTTCGTGGCGTCATTCACCGGCAGCTGGTTCATCTTCAGCCTGCTGTGGTACTGGATTGCCAAAAGCAACGGAGACCTGACGGGACAGAACCGCACAGACGGACACGTCCAGTGTGTCGACAACGTTAACGGCCTGACCACGGCCTTCCTCTACTCTCTGGAGACCCAGACCACCATCGGGTACGGAGGCCGGGCTCTGACCGGACACTGTGCCGGCACTGTGGCTCTGATCATCATCCAATCTCTGATCGGTGTCTTCATCAACTGCTTCATGTGTGGCGTCATCCTGGCCAAGATCTCCTTACCGAAAAAGCGAGCAAAGACGGTGACCTTCAGTGACACTGCTGTCATCTGCTTAAAGAAAGGAAGTCTATGTCTCCTCATTAGAGTCGCCAACCTTCGAAAGACCTTATTGATCGGCAGCCAGATCTACGGCAAGCTGCTGAGGACAACCACCACAGCAGACGATGAGACCATCATCCTGGACCAGGTGGACATCGACTTCACGGTCGACGCCGGCAAAGATAACTTGTTCTTCGTTTGTCCTCTGACTCTCTACCATGTGATCAACACATCCAGTCCGTTCTATGAGCTGTCAGCCGACTCTCTGCCACAGCAGGACTTCGAGCTGGTCGTCTTTTTGGACGGGATGGCCGAGTCCACAAGTTCCGCCTGTCAGGTCCGAACCTCCTACGTCCCTCAGGAGATCAAGTGGGGATACAGCTTCCTGCCCATCATCTCTCGCACCAAGATGGGGAAGTACCACGTGGATTTCTCAAACTTTTCAAAAAGTGTTCGGGTCACCACGCCACACTGCGTCCACTGCTTTGAGACGGACTCGgaccagaggaaacacaacaaccaGGAAAAGGGGGGCATCGACAACCTGGGCTTCCAGGTGATCGACATCCACGACTCTGTGGACGTCACAAAAATGTGA
- the LOC115593692 gene encoding ATP-sensitive inward rectifier potassium channel 1-like isoform X2 produces MFQLLQGHLQPAAHRTRKSRLVTKDGRCNIEFGNIEYSNHFAYLLDFWTTFVEIRWRFVLLLFVASFTGSWFIFSLLWYWIAKSNGDLTGQNRTDGHVQCVDNVNGLTTAFLYSLETQTTIGYGGRALTGHCAGTVALIIIQSLIGVFINCFMCGVILAKISLPKKRAKTVTFSDTAVICLKKGSLCLLIRVANLRKTLLIGSQIYGKLLRTTTTADDETIILDQVDIDFTVDAGKDNLFFVCPLTLYHVINTSSPFYELSADSLPQQDFELVVFLDGMAESTSSACQVRTSYVPQEIKWGYSFLPIISRTKMGKYHVDFSNFSKSVRVTTPHCVHCFETDSDQRKHNNQEKGGIDNLGFQVIDIHDSVDVTKM; encoded by the coding sequence ATGTTCCAGCTGCTCCAGGGCCACCTCCAGCCAGCTGCTCACCGGACACGTAAATCTCGTCTGGTCACTAAAGACGGCCGCTGCAACATTGAGTTCGGGAACATCGAGTACAGTAATCACTTTGCGTACCTGTTGGACTTCTGGACCACCTTCGTGGAGATCCGCTGGCGCTTCGTTCTGCTCCTGTTCGTGGCGTCATTCACCGGCAGCTGGTTCATCTTCAGCCTGCTGTGGTACTGGATTGCCAAAAGCAACGGAGACCTGACGGGACAGAACCGCACAGACGGACACGTCCAGTGTGTCGACAACGTTAACGGCCTGACCACGGCCTTCCTCTACTCTCTGGAGACCCAGACCACCATCGGGTACGGAGGCCGGGCTCTGACCGGACACTGTGCCGGCACTGTGGCTCTGATCATCATCCAATCTCTGATCGGTGTCTTCATCAACTGCTTCATGTGTGGCGTCATCCTGGCCAAGATCTCCTTACCGAAAAAGCGAGCAAAGACGGTGACCTTCAGTGACACTGCTGTCATCTGCTTAAAGAAAGGAAGTCTATGTCTCCTCATTAGAGTCGCCAACCTTCGAAAGACCTTATTGATCGGCAGCCAGATCTACGGCAAGCTGCTGAGGACAACCACCACAGCAGACGATGAGACCATCATCCTGGACCAGGTGGACATCGACTTCACGGTCGACGCCGGCAAAGATAACTTGTTCTTCGTTTGTCCTCTGACTCTCTACCATGTGATCAACACATCCAGTCCGTTCTATGAGCTGTCAGCCGACTCTCTGCCACAGCAGGACTTCGAGCTGGTCGTCTTTTTGGACGGGATGGCCGAGTCCACAAGTTCCGCCTGTCAGGTCCGAACCTCCTACGTCCCTCAGGAGATCAAGTGGGGATACAGCTTCCTGCCCATCATCTCTCGCACCAAGATGGGGAAGTACCACGTGGATTTCTCAAACTTTTCAAAAAGTGTTCGGGTCACCACGCCACACTGCGTCCACTGCTTTGAGACGGACTCGgaccagaggaaacacaacaaccaGGAAAAGGGGGGCATCGACAACCTGGGCTTCCAGGTGATCGACATCCACGACTCTGTGGACGTCACAAAAATGTGA